A stretch of DNA from Patescibacteria group bacterium:
TTGATACATATAAATGTCAATTAGTTTACCACACTGCAATCCAATACAATTTTTGCTCCGCCGTTGGCGCAGTCCCTAGCTTGATAGTAAACCCGTCTTTGGTAATACCCTCTACCCAAACCGTGGTTTCGTAGGAAGGCGTAACAGTAATGGTGGTTGGTGGTGTATCCCAAGTTTTGCTAATAACAACTTCGGTGATTTCGGCAGAAACATTGACTACATCTCTAAAGCTCTCGTTCCCCGCAATGACCCCTTCGGCGATTTCCAGATTTCCGGTTTTGCTAATTTTGACAGAGTTTTGCAACACCAAGTCTCCCGAGAGAGTGTTGATGGATACCCCCTCTTCTGCCAAACCGTTGATGGTTAATAGTCCAATTGATAGGTCGCCAGTGAGTGACAAATCTCCCAAAGTGGTCTTACCAAGAACTGACAAATCTTTGTAGAGGACAAGGTTTTGATCTAGCGATACAAAGTCGGTCTCAACTGTAAACAGCGAAAGATCCGACGGGGTTTCAGGTGGCGAGACGGATTCTGGATTAGTTGCTCCGATTCCCAAATAACTTTCCATGGCAAGGATTCTATTTGTGAGAGCATCAACAGTAGTAGCTATATCACGACTCTGGGAGGCTAAAATCTCACTAGTTTCGGAAATATCGAGGGGTTGTTGCGCATCCGTGAGGT
This window harbors:
- a CDS encoding tail fiber domain-containing protein — its product is RTANTEQVRIDKSGNVGIGTTNPLQKLQVAGRIRIDTWTADGDTVVYKSASGDIGLTSSDLRLKKNLEPLTGALAKITSLSGYLYNPVEDSDGSKKRLGLIAQDLIAVGLPEATYTFTNEAGEEFYGIHYEKLTALLVEGIKEQNLKINELGDAVKNLTDAQQPLDISETSEILASQSRDIATTVDALTNRILAMESYLGIGATNPESVSPPETPSDLSLFTVETDFVSLDQNLVLYKDLSVLGKTTLGDLSLTGDLSIGLLTINGLAEEGVSINTLSGDLVLQNSVKISKTGNLEIAEGVIAGNESFRDVVNVSAEITEVVISKTWDTPPTTITVTPSYETTVWVEGITKDGFTIKLGTAPTAEQKLYWIAVW